A stretch of Alligator mississippiensis isolate rAllMis1 chromosome 14, rAllMis1, whole genome shotgun sequence DNA encodes these proteins:
- the LOC132244839 gene encoding trichohyalin-like — MAMAEDIESLKQENFAGRLRIDELEERVEQLEWELEVAQIQKEQAEAKATRLEQRAQAGKRERGSRETRRRIAAEAERARVLEQLITNGGQKSREREEKLQRMQREMAAWREKSPTTGTTQAREQKELLQKLEVAKGVMEVLQEEVRSQADHIQELHDELEEWQQKCFRAEHQAQELQDELLKSHDQAKETGKAFAQEMEKIKANLANYEDLYHRSLSLEGELEAGTKETERLRAQLQRVEAANETLRAASGHRASKGQDPEESEGPELINTGTQTEAGLKAQTGECVEAMHEALQDQKRSREAEVKSRMEECAELQAQRQRVEKEKDQLGGRDTVPEGPTKREHSQRGSFTTRDRAATSTGCSNTE; from the coding sequence ATGGCCATGGCAGAGGATATAGAGAGCCTGAAACAGGAGAATTTTGCTGGACGCTTAAGGATAGATGAGTTGGAAGAGAGAGTTGAACAATTGGAGTGGGAGCTAGAAGTGGCCCAAATTCAAAAAGAGCAAGCTGAGGCAAAGGCTACGCGGTTAGAACAGCGGGCCCAggcaggaaaaagggaaagaggcTCAAGAGAGACCAGGCGCAGGATAGCAGCGGAAGCAGAGAGGGCTCGCGTATTAGAGCAGCTTATTACAAATGGAGGCCAAAAGAGCcgggagagggaagaaaagctGCAGAGGATGCAGAGAGAGATGGCAGCGTGGAGAGAAAAGTCTCCTACAACCGGCACAACCCAGGCAAGGGAACAGAAAGAGTTATTACAAAAGTTGGAGGTCGCCAAAGGGGTGATGGAGGTTCTTCAGGAAGAAGTCCGCAGCCAGGCAGATCATATACAGGAACTGCATGATGAGCTAGAGGAGTGGCAACAGAAGTGCTTTCGTGCAGAACATCAAGCACAAGAGCTGCAGGATGAGCTGCTTAAAAGCCATGACCAAGCAAAAGAAACGGGCAAGGCTTTTGCACAAgaaatggagaaaataaaagcTAACCTAGCAAATTATGAGGACCTGTACCATCGAAGCTTGTCCCTTGAAGGAGAGTTAGAAGCTGGGACAAAGGAGACTGAGAGGTTACGGGCCCAGTTGCAGAGGGTGGAGGCAGCAAATGAGACCCTACGGGCAGCTAGTGGTCACAGAGCGTCAAAAGGCCAAGACCCTGAGGAGTCGGAGGGGCCAGAGTTAATAAATACAGGAACCCAGACGGAAGCAGGACTAAAGGCTCAAACAGGGGAGTGTGTGGAAGCAATGCACGAGGCATTACAAGATCAGAAGCGGTCCCGGGAAGCAGAGGTAAAGTCCAGAATGGAGGAGTGTGCAGAGTTGCAGGCCCAAAggcaaagggtagaaaaggagaaGGACCAACTGGGGGGAAGAGATACGGTCCCTGAAGGCCCTACTAAAAGAGAGCACAGCCAGAGAGGCAGCTTTACAACAAGAGATCGAGCAGCAACCAGTACAGGCTGCTCAAACACAGAGTGA